CCCGGCAAGACCCGTCGGACAATCAATGACCAGAGCGCTCATACAGGCTCTGGAGGCATGCCGTCCAGCAACCTGTCGGCGATCGATTCAATCTCTGTGCGTCGCGAACGCAGCAGCTGCTCCACCTCCCGGCGTGCTCGGCGTTGCTCTCGCTGAGCCGTGTCGACATCTTGTCCAGAGACGCCCCAGATACGTCCAAGCAGAGCCTTGTCATCTGCGCCACCTTGAGGGGGGCCCTCTAGCAACGTCTCAGCAGCCATTCCAGCCTGAAGAACCCGGCTCCAACGACGCAAGTCTTCCAAAGACAAACGCGCCCGCTCGGGCAGAGCAAATTCGGTAACACCGTTGCAGCGCAACCCCGCCTGAAGACAGCCTCGGGTACCAACAAGAACGCGTTTAACTTCGAGATTTTCCTCCTGAGCCACCAACCAGTGACCAGCCTCGTGAAACGCGACTCTGCGCAATCTGTTACGTCCGCCTGGAAGGGATTCCGCGAGAAGGTGGCCTCCCATTCCATTCAGCTGAGCAGCATCAACGGTGAGACCCAACAGCGCTCCTCCCAAACCGAGAGCAATCCATGCCGGCGATAGTCCGACTAACGGCCCAAACACAGCCAAACCGGTGGCACTAGCCACCGCGACACCGGCGGTGGTGTTGAAGGCGGGGGAAGAGGGCATCAGGTCTTGGCAGGTCGGGGACGAGCGCCTCCCTTACGGGATCCCTCCCGACCTTTTCCACCTCGAGTCGGCATGGGTGCAATCACTTCAAAAGCTTCAACGGCGAGGAGCTGTCCTTGACGACGCACATCCAAGCTCACGAAATGTCTTAGATGCTCGAGGGGCAGCTCACCTGTGAGCTGAACTTTGAATGGCAAAGGACGGAATCCATCGGCTCGAGGCAGCTGTCGTACCTTCACCACGAGCTCATTGGCTTCTGGCTTCGTGAAGATCAATTCGCCACGAATCGAGAAGAAGTCGTCTCCTTCGGGCAGTTGATCCAGAGCACCCTCGGCATCTGTAGCTTCGGCATCCGAAGATTCAGCTGTCGCCAGCGTGCTCGGCTCCCAAATTCCTGCAATTTGGAGATGCAGCTGCTCAGACTCACGACAGCGGGGATACACCACCCAGAGATGGGGTGCAGTCATGTCGAGGTGACGGCGCATGAGGGTGAGCATTCTTCCGAGGACGACAGCCTCTAATTCATTGCCATCGGAATCGATCAAGACTCCACGGGTCAGCTGATCGTCGGATTCCGGTCGGTAGACGCCCCTTACAACACCGATCGCCCGGTACTGGAGGAGTTCTGTAACCGGGGAAATCGGATGGTCGCGCATTGCCGTCAGTGGCTTCCATATGCCTTCGTTAACTCTAGCCAGCTCGAGGGATTCGATCCAAAGTGGTCTCAGCACTCCCCATGCAGATTGCCCGGCGCTAACCGATTACAGGCGGTTCGAAATCGATGGTTGATGGGGTTGGGACTTCCTTTGGCCCTGCTGACAGGCTGGCTTGTAGCCCAATCAGCTCATCAATATCCAAAGCCCGAACAGAGCAATCAAGAGGCGAAGGCAGGCGTCAAGCCTGTCAAGCGTCCAACCAAAACCAAACTTTCTTCAGCGATTGAGCCAGAGCAAAGGCTGGAGCAACGCGCCCTCTCCCATCCTCGCGAGTGGCGTTGGCGCATGCTCCTGGCTCAATCGAAGCTCCAACGAGGTGATCGTGATGGAGCCAGGCGTGAGCTCATCACCCTTCAAGCCCTATGGCCTCATCGCCCAGAAGTACAGAACCTCCAACTGTTGTTGGATGTGGGAACCAAGCGTCAGGCCACCGCTTTGGGACAGACAAGCGATCGCTTCAAGAAAACACCAAAAGGTCAAAGACTCCAGCTTGGATTGCGCCTCGCTGATCTGCAACGCCTCTCCGGACAAAACAACGCAGCCATCGCCACGTACCGCCTGATTGCCGCGGAATCTCCAAAGAGCATGGACCCCCTGCTCGCTCTCGCTCTCCTCCATCGAGACATGGGCCAAAGTCAGCAATCGCAAAACGTGCTGCTCAGTCTCCGAAACAGGCTTTCTGTCAGTGAAAAGAACAAGCAAGCCCTCGATCAGCTAGCGGTGCGCTGGCAACTTGATTCCTTCCGAAAGGGTGCAGATAGAGCGGCAACACCTGGAGCAACCGTTCTGCCCACTCCGACTAAGGCGCGGGCTGCGACGACTCCAAGGCCTTAAGCGCTGCATCGATGGCGTCGGATGGCGGTGTGGCGTCATTCATGGCGTTGGCCCTGCGCAACCGGTTCATCAAATCCATGGGGTTGGTGGCATCCAGCACCGACTCCTGGTCGTTCTGACCTGGCACGGTCTGGAACACATCACGTTGCTGGGGAGACTGATAGCCACTTCCCATCGGGCTTTCCTGAGCCAAAACTTCCGCGGAGGCAACCAGCGCAAGCACACTGATAATTCCAAGGAGATGAGGTCTTAAGGCAGTAAGCGATGGCACGTTCTCAGCTCCCAAATAACGGCCTGATGCTAAGGGTCACCTTCAGAAGCCGCATCATCCGTGCAAAATGCCAGCTGGACTATTATTGCAAACAGAGATCAGTAAAACACTAGTTATACCAATGGCTTAGGAGATACGAGAAAAGCCACTGCACCTACAAGCTGTACCGACAAAAGGACGAAAAACGAACTGACTTGGTCACAAAAGGCCAGAAGCCTTTATCGCCTTGACCTGCTTAAGAAGCTTCAAGTGCGCCATGAAGACTTGAGCTGCTGCTACGTGAAAACGATCGGCATTAGATGCAGACCAGTCTCAAAAAAAGCAGGATCAATGGTTATTCCACGCTCAACTCAGAGTTTCAGATCAGTTCGTGAATATTCAGCCAGGAGATCGATAGCGACAGCTACGCCCCATTTTTTCTTACGGGTTTTGCAACGTTTTCAGCCCCACTTGCTAAAAGCTTTACGACTGATATCAATACTCATAAAAGCCAATTCTGTTGCCATTTTTATGCACCATGAACCGTTCATCGGTTGGATCAGGTCGCCAAATACCTCCGCGCTTATCCACAAAAAAACCGTCGCCTTGATCACTAAATTGATGACTATATACTTCGACCACTCCATCTGCCCAGATCATCGTCATTGTAAATGGATTTTGCCTCACCGTGCATTGCATTGACATATCATTGAAGTAGCAAATTCCTTTATACTCAGCTGCTTTTACGGGAGCAGATACAATCAATGAAGATCCAATAGCAAATGTAGCAATAGCTAACGAGAAAAGTTTCATCCGACGAACATTTGAGTCTTTCATCCCTTGACGCAATAGCAGAGCCTGCCGTGCGTGAACAGCATTCATTGAAGACAATGGAATGAGTGGCAATCCAGCAACAGTTATCTCAGAAAAGAATTTCATGTAAGAAGTGACCATCCCTTTGGTCCCAGTATCATCAAATCGGCAGAAAAAGGCATCACCCGTTCTGTGGAATGGAAGATCTGGATCATCCCCAAAAAGAACTAAAAGCTTACTCCCAGCTGCCAAACTATCAGCCTGCCTCTCTCTTCTTCAACCAATAAAGGCAGCATCCAGTCCAACTCAACCTAAGCAGCGTCATCCCTTCCAAACTCTTCAATGCCCAGTGCCAGCCGAGCCCCATGGTCATCGGCGTCATTCGCTCGCAGCACCATCAACAGCTCCTGCCGCAGAGCCAGCGTCATCTTCTGATCGCAGAGAATTCACCAGACAGGAGGAAAAACACACCGATGAAACCCCAAAAATCCGCTCTGCCAGAGCCGCCCTAGGGGTGCTCCTGCTGCTGAGAGAGAAAGGTAGAAGGCTTCAGACAATTTTGCCAAAAATCTAAGCAAACTTTCATGTAAGGAAGATCAAGTACGGCAACACTTAAAAGACTCATCAATCCGCCATTCATGAAACTTACCAATGCCTGGGAAGTGGGTTGGCTTGGTCAGTCATCAGTTGCGTTATTTTTAATTGTTCTTGTCTGCGCTTTTTATTCAACGGTCAAGAATACTAATCAAGGAGCCAACACAGCTAGGTCTTCCTTAGAGCAGATCAACAAAGAATTTTGCGAAGGCATGCGCAAGCGAAACTCAACCATCAAATTAGACATTTGCAGTTAGTGATGTTTTTAGACAATTTTGTCAAAATCATCGCGTGACAATCTCCTAAACAATGGATTCCAGACTGAGCATTAGATCTCTGTAGACATTCCCATTTGTTCTAACGAGAACGCTCTCTTTTTAATCCTAGTCTTGCTCTTACTTGAGGTATTGCAATCTCCGCTGCCGCCAATAAAGCACAAGTCTCTTTAAGTGGTGCGATTGGCGATTCTGGAAGGGCTGAGTATTTGATTTCGATTCAATAGCGGAACGCTGTCACCACCTCGTAGACACCTTCGTTCTTCCATTTAACCCACTTACCAGTTTCCATTGCATCATTTCTCCTTCCTACAATTGTATTATTTGCTTTATCGTTGACGCAAACACGAGAGAGGACAAGTTCCTTTCCATTCATGGGATATCTCCTCGTCAAGGAGGGATTTACATAATCACAACTTCCTTGTCCTTCAAAAAGGCCAAGGGCATGTCGAGCATTCTCCCAGGATATTGATTCATGGACATCACCAGTCTGTCGCCACCAAGTACAGGCAGCCTCTGCTTTCTCAAGTGAGGAGTAAATCTTAGGCTTGCCAGACGATGCTCGATTAACCACTTTGCCAACAATTGGAAGAATCACACCAAGAGACAACAAGAGGAT
The window above is part of the Synechococcus sp. WH 8020 genome. Proteins encoded here:
- a CDS encoding tetratricopeptide repeat protein, producing MPGANRLQAVRNRWLMGLGLPLALLTGWLVAQSAHQYPKPEQSNQEAKAGVKPVKRPTKTKLSSAIEPEQRLEQRALSHPREWRWRMLLAQSKLQRGDRDGARRELITLQALWPHRPEVQNLQLLLDVGTKRQATALGQTSDRFKKTPKGQRLQLGLRLADLQRLSGQNNAAIATYRLIAAESPKSMDPLLALALLHRDMGQSQQSQNVLLSLRNRLSVSEKNKQALDQLAVRWQLDSFRKGADRAATPGATVLPTPTKARAATTPRP